The proteins below come from a single bacterium genomic window:
- a CDS encoding nucleotidyltransferase domain-containing protein has protein sequence MVTQKQINEITRRIVENFKPEKIILFGSYAHGNPSKDSDLDILIIKNSNVPRYKRGREVRKYLRGLKVAIDLVVYTNDEIQKWDKVKTSFITTVMEKGKVLYG, from the coding sequence ATGGTAACCCAAAAACAAATAAATGAAATCACAAGAAGAATTGTAGAAAACTTTAAACCTGAAAAGATCATTCTTTTTGGTTCTTATGCCCATGGGAATCCTTCAAAGGATAGTGATTTAGATATATTGATAATCAAAAATAGCAATGTTCCAAGGTATAAGAGAGGTAGAGAGGTTCGAAAATATCTACGGGGATTAAAAGTTGCTATTGATTTAGTTGTTTATACTAATGATGAAATTCAAAAATGGGATAAGGTTAAAACATCTTTTATAACAACTGTTATGGAGAAAGGGAAGGTTTTATATGGGTAA
- a CDS encoding DUF5615 family PIN-like protein, translated as MRFFADHCLSNFIIQTLREAGYEVFRLRDYIPPDSADSVVISKAQQLDAILVSLNGDFADIATYPPANYKGHLHSS; from the coding sequence TTGAGATTCTTTGCCGACCATTGCCTTTCCAACTTTATAATTCAAACGCTTCGGGAAGCAGGTTATGAAGTCTTCCGGTTAAGGGATTATATCCCTCCAGATTCGGCTGATTCAGTGGTAATCTCGAAAGCCCAGCAACTTGATGCCATTCTGGTTTCTTTGAATGGGGATTTTGCTGATATAGCAACTTATCCTCCAGCAAACTATAAGGGTCATCTCCATTCAAGTTAG
- a CDS encoding DUF433 domain-containing protein codes for MQADWRDYIVSTPDVLRGKPRIKGTRIPVGLILGYLAMGNSFEEIIAEFSDLTREQIAACLDYARELSEFEVVVARV; via the coding sequence ATGCAAGCAGATTGGAGAGATTATATTGTAAGCACGCCTGATGTACTTCGAGGCAAGCCACGAATCAAGGGGACGAGAATTCCAGTTGGCCTTATCCTGGGATATTTGGCCATGGGTAACTCTTTCGAGGAAATTATAGCTGAGTTTTCAGACCTCACCAGGGAGCAAATTGCGGCGTGTTTGGATTATGCCCGGGAGCTATCCGAATTTGAGGTTGTGGTCGCAAGAGTTTGA
- a CDS encoding type VI secretion protein IcmF/TssM N-terminal domain-containing protein: MNFLLQYLKDLPGKWVPILVLLVWFPGGRWLPFNLRLILTLAILGIWGIFFLIKRRRPRKGAEEKEALPENITRFEERVKNAIKSVQDFRGKKVRPGRLNIFKRPDPYLLPWYMVIGPSGNGKTSLLRNSNLDFSYIDSLQERPLQQGIDKTKNCDLFFTREAIILDTSGRYVTYGNEASVRTEWLGLLNVLKKHRPKRPIDGLILTTEITPLLQEEEYAIEQEARKIRQHIEDLIEQLETRLPIYLVFTKNDRIYGFVPFFEDLSPAERTQVWGCTLRSDREEKAEAVFREECRRLFGSLNDRRLPKLASERISTAQRVGGYAFPLEFEAACQKLSHFVGGIFPEVAPEKPIFRGFYFTSAAQEGHPVDLVLRQVAESLQRQPLILPEAPEKRQGYFIKDLFKQIIFPDRGLESLTLKAEIRRTRFRLAFCAVALIAAVALGIGLRLSYGHNRQVMTEVHTAAAEVAETGPSTSSEEKWNKLERLNRQKAKLEGFAPFSLPWRRERREVARAGRELYEKHTIRIPVKVTRELETESDISLKPVVGNAVYPGDYKGRAVYTGEDGQAVLVEVKSAKVVISTDYPKSDLELGGLKDKIFKKDVPRLPEPAESDWKIARAVVETDLQKKEIPLSEPTLSYEISPGEYEAEPAWRVEFIFARKRVVTAHCVDRFGKDLEGVPVSIKDEWRNYTVGATDEKGMVRLEFVSSAGRSLEVVYDDPPAASSSLNIKMGQYEYPLSDKEIRRKLNITVTAQESATQRPRGGVTVLVGGKPVGRTDRAGKLVTQIDIIPTNENVSSSPLPEAATIGEEYPNYTILMQYGATEEPVPTPPPLTPPPPPPPSEPRSELKVVDLSDRKSIQDAEVWAFLEKGDDKLWSSTEDSRRMGFESGGKEFKLVQIGATNKKGLQQLPKEVAEHQFLVTHPQYWPRSVKWQEGTQKIMMTGIKEARAVKDFAPWQMDGAAYYYGRAKEYHKQQKLSEAIDKYQKAIRLMPRKDFYLGLGWTYYEGNQAKDARKQAETGLGLKLLGFEGNEPLIDQQLRELLSVVQ; encoded by the coding sequence ATGAACTTCTTACTTCAATACCTTAAAGACCTTCCGGGGAAATGGGTCCCCATTTTAGTCCTTTTGGTCTGGTTCCCAGGCGGAAGATGGCTGCCTTTTAACCTCCGCCTTATCCTCACCCTGGCCATCCTGGGGATATGGGGCATCTTCTTTCTAATCAAGCGGAGGCGGCCAAGGAAAGGGGCCGAAGAAAAAGAAGCCCTGCCCGAAAATATTACAAGATTTGAGGAGCGGGTAAAAAATGCCATTAAATCGGTCCAGGATTTCAGGGGCAAAAAAGTCCGGCCAGGTCGGCTGAATATCTTTAAACGGCCGGATCCATACCTCCTGCCCTGGTATATGGTTATCGGGCCGTCCGGAAACGGGAAAACCAGCCTGCTTAGAAATTCGAATCTGGATTTTTCCTACATTGACTCCCTCCAGGAAAGACCTCTTCAGCAAGGTATTGACAAGACAAAGAACTGTGACCTCTTTTTTACCAGAGAAGCGATTATCCTCGACACCAGTGGGCGTTATGTTACCTACGGTAATGAGGCCTCTGTCAGGACAGAATGGTTGGGACTGCTGAACGTCTTAAAAAAACATCGACCAAAGAGGCCCATTGATGGATTGATCTTAACTACGGAGATTACTCCTTTATTACAAGAAGAAGAATATGCCATTGAACAGGAAGCTCGAAAAATCCGCCAGCATATAGAGGACCTTATCGAACAATTAGAAACCAGGCTTCCCATATACCTTGTTTTTACCAAAAACGACCGGATTTATGGGTTTGTGCCATTTTTTGAGGATTTAAGCCCGGCTGAACGGACGCAAGTTTGGGGATGCACACTTAGAAGCGACCGGGAGGAAAAGGCTGAGGCGGTCTTTAGAGAAGAATGCCGTCGGCTTTTCGGTTCTTTAAATGACCGCCGGTTACCAAAACTTGCCTCAGAAAGAATTTCAACGGCGCAAAGAGTCGGCGGCTACGCTTTTCCCTTAGAATTTGAGGCCGCGTGCCAAAAACTGTCTCATTTTGTGGGCGGGATATTCCCTGAAGTAGCCCCGGAAAAACCCATCTTTCGGGGTTTTTATTTTACCAGCGCGGCGCAAGAGGGACATCCGGTGGATCTTGTGCTGCGGCAAGTCGCGGAATCCTTGCAGCGCCAGCCGCTAATCTTGCCAGAAGCGCCTGAAAAGAGACAGGGTTATTTCATTAAAGACCTCTTTAAACAGATAATCTTTCCTGACCGGGGACTGGAGAGCTTAACCCTAAAGGCAGAGATCCGCAGGACCCGCTTCCGGTTGGCCTTTTGTGCCGTCGCCTTGATAGCCGCGGTGGCCCTGGGGATAGGCTTGCGTCTTTCTTATGGGCATAATAGACAGGTTATGACTGAGGTGCACACGGCGGCGGCTGAAGTAGCTGAGACTGGTCCGTCCACCTCATCAGAGGAAAAATGGAACAAACTGGAGAGGTTGAACCGGCAGAAGGCTAAATTGGAGGGGTTTGCTCCCTTCAGCCTTCCCTGGCGGAGAGAGAGGAGAGAGGTAGCCCGGGCCGGTCGTGAATTATATGAAAAACATACCATTAGAATTCCGGTAAAGGTTACCAGGGAGTTAGAAACCGAATCAGACATAAGCCTTAAGCCGGTGGTTGGAAATGCCGTCTATCCGGGTGATTACAAGGGTCGGGCTGTATACACCGGTGAAGACGGCCAGGCAGTCCTGGTGGAGGTGAAATCGGCTAAAGTCGTCATTAGCACTGATTACCCCAAATCTGATTTAGAGTTAGGGGGCCTTAAGGATAAGATATTTAAGAAGGATGTCCCCCGGCTTCCGGAGCCGGCGGAGTCTGACTGGAAGATAGCCAGGGCGGTGGTTGAAACCGACCTTCAAAAGAAGGAAATCCCACTTTCAGAACCGACCCTGAGTTACGAGATTTCTCCCGGCGAGTATGAGGCCGAGCCGGCCTGGCGGGTCGAATTTATCTTTGCCAGGAAACGGGTAGTCACGGCTCATTGTGTGGACCGGTTCGGAAAAGATTTAGAGGGAGTGCCGGTTTCGATTAAGGATGAATGGCGGAATTACACGGTTGGAGCCACAGATGAGAAAGGGATGGTTCGGCTCGAATTTGTCTCATCGGCCGGCCGCTCGCTTGAGGTAGTCTATGATGATCCGCCGGCGGCCTCTTCTTCCCTTAATATTAAGATGGGGCAATATGAATACCCGCTTAGTGACAAAGAAATTCGGCGCAAGCTTAATATTACCGTAACCGCTCAGGAATCAGCCACGCAACGACCCAGAGGGGGGGTGACTGTCCTGGTGGGAGGAAAACCGGTCGGTCGGACGGACAGGGCCGGTAAACTGGTGACCCAGATCGATATCATTCCGACCAATGAGAATGTAAGCTCTTCTCCCCTTCCGGAGGCAGCGACCATTGGCGAAGAATATCCCAACTATACCATTCTGATGCAATATGGGGCTACCGAAGAGCCGGTGCCTACCCCGCCTCCTCTAACTCCACCACCACCTCCACCACCATCTGAACCCCGCTCTGAATTAAAGGTAGTCGACTTATCCGACCGAAAGTCCATTCAAGATGCTGAGGTCTGGGCATTCCTGGAAAAAGGGGATGACAAGTTGTGGTCTTCAACTGAGGACAGCCGGCGAATGGGGTTTGAATCCGGGGGCAAGGAATTCAAGCTGGTGCAGATTGGAGCCACCAATAAAAAAGGACTGCAACAGCTTCCCAAAGAAGTCGCCGAACATCAATTTCTGGTGACTCATCCGCAGTATTGGCCCCGATCTGTTAAATGGCAAGAGGGGACTCAAAAAATTATGATGACGGGAATTAAGGAAGCGCGGGCCGTAAAAGATTTTGCCCCCTGGCAGATGGATGGAGCGGCTTATTATTATGGCCGGGCCAAAGAATATCATAAACAACAAAAACTTTCGGAAGCCATTGATAAATATCAAAAGGCCATTAGATTAATGCCGCGAAAGGATTTTTACTTAGGCCTCGGCTGGACATACTACGAAGGCAACCAGGCCAAAGATGCCCGTAAACAAGCTGAAACAGGCCTGGGCCTTAAGCTGCTTGGTTTTGAAGGCAATGAGCCCCTTATCGACCAGCAGTTACGGGAGTTGTTGAGCGTGGTCCAATAG
- a CDS encoding DotU family type IV/VI secretion system protein, giving the protein MDLETSNSQIQSLSDICTDLFLLILYLRESRQFEPRHNLYSKIVTLFHSMEEKAIDLKMADRDIQDAKYALAAFLDEIIGWESRLEREFFQSNIAGEEFFDKLEQIRKVKSRGDVLQVYYLCLLLGFEGKYVQNPQRLQGYIQEFREGIRREGVTPLSPSAEIPREIIQRSRSSIPAWLPWAVTAVCGAGVVVIYVFLKFRLHGWAMDVVRQLQRFLLA; this is encoded by the coding sequence GTGGATTTAGAAACCAGTAATTCCCAAATTCAATCTCTGTCCGACATCTGCACTGATCTCTTTTTACTCATTCTGTATCTGCGGGAATCCCGCCAGTTTGAGCCTCGCCATAACCTGTATTCCAAGATTGTCACGCTTTTTCATTCTATGGAGGAAAAGGCGATAGATCTGAAGATGGCCGACAGGGATATTCAGGATGCCAAGTATGCCCTGGCCGCCTTTCTGGATGAAATCATTGGCTGGGAAAGCCGCCTGGAACGTGAGTTCTTTCAAAGCAATATCGCCGGCGAAGAATTTTTCGACAAACTGGAACAAATCCGAAAGGTTAAGTCAAGAGGGGATGTCCTGCAAGTATACTATTTGTGTTTGCTCCTCGGATTTGAAGGAAAGTATGTCCAGAATCCGCAAAGACTTCAGGGGTATATCCAGGAATTTCGAGAAGGCATCAGGCGGGAAGGTGTAACCCCACTTTCACCCTCGGCTGAAATCCCTCGAGAGATCATCCAGCGTAGTCGAAGCAGTATTCCTGCCTGGCTGCCGTGGGCGGTTACGGCGGTCTGTGGGGCCGGGGTAGTGGTTATCTATGTCTTTCTGAAATTCCGCCTGCACGGCTGGGCAATGGATGTGGTAAGACAGCTTCAGCGATTTTTGCTGGCTTGA
- a CDS encoding toxin-antitoxin system HicB family antitoxin: MGEEPEKPYSGRFVLRISPEGHWTIALAAQLTNKSLNTWAVEHLVESASRELNDRNYSGR, translated from the coding sequence ATGGGAGAAGAGCCTGAAAAGCCCTATTCAGGAAGATTTGTGTTACGCATCTCTCCGGAAGGACATTGGACGATTGCTCTTGCCGCGCAACTTACGAACAAGAGTCTGAATACATGGGCGGTTGAACATCTTGTAGAAAGCGCCAGCCGTGAATTAAACGACCGTAACTACTCAGGTAGATAG